In one Methylobacterium sp. SyP6R genomic region, the following are encoded:
- a CDS encoding GFA family protein — MISGGCRCGAVRFEADGEPWNLTVCHCEDCRGATGAPMVGWLTVRREACRFTADPAWFRSSPRAERGFCPSCGTPLAYRADALPDEIDLTLASLDDPERFPPRDHVWVSRRLSWVALPPGLPAYPRARGS, encoded by the coding sequence ATGATCTCAGGAGGATGTCGCTGCGGCGCCGTGCGATTCGAGGCCGACGGGGAGCCCTGGAACCTCACGGTCTGCCACTGCGAGGATTGCCGCGGCGCCACCGGCGCGCCGATGGTCGGCTGGCTGACCGTCAGGCGGGAGGCCTGCCGCTTCACCGCGGACCCGGCCTGGTTCCGCTCGAGCCCGCGGGCGGAGCGCGGCTTCTGCCCGTCCTGCGGCACGCCGCTCGCCTACCGGGCCGACGCCTTGCCCGACGAGATCGACCTGACGCTGGCGAGCCTCGACGATCCCGAGCGGTTCCCGCCGCGCGACCACGTCTGGGTCTCCCGCCGCCTGTCCTGGGTCGCCCTGCCGCCCGGGCTGCCGGCCTATCCGCGGGCGCGCGGATCCTGA
- a CDS encoding DUF6460 domain-containing protein translates to MSEQRFHRPFGGQAPHGQEPFGQGPGGYDPGYRDDRRSNLNRFLGGSPGAVLVRLVFLSLLVGAGMAMMGVTPGLLFAQAYETIHSLIALGFDTFHDAGRWFIAGAVVVVPLWFLSRVFARSR, encoded by the coding sequence ATGAGCGAGCAGAGATTTCACCGCCCCTTCGGCGGGCAGGCACCGCACGGCCAGGAGCCGTTCGGCCAGGGCCCCGGCGGCTACGATCCGGGCTACCGGGACGACCGGCGGTCGAACCTGAACCGCTTCCTCGGCGGCTCGCCGGGGGCGGTGCTGGTGCGGCTGGTGTTCCTGTCGCTTCTCGTCGGCGCCGGCATGGCGATGATGGGGGTGACGCCCGGCCTGCTCTTCGCCCAGGCCTACGAGACGATCCACTCGCTGATCGCGCTCGGCTTCGACACCTTCCACGATGCCGGCCGCTGGTTCATCGCCGGGGCCGTCGTGGTGGTGCCGCTGTGGTTCCTCTCGCGCGTCTTCGCCCGCAGCCGCTGA
- a CDS encoding BON domain-containing protein, translated as MTDKDLRRDVLDELDFDPSLDAAEIGVAVAEGVVTLTGHVGSYAEQVAAERAVRRVKGVRAIAQEIEVRFPQAKKVMDDQIAARALAIIDWSVHLPKDAIQVRVAKGWITLTGSVPWQYQMAGAEAAVRKLSGVVGVSNLIEVRPEVRPSAVRSKILEAFRRHALLDADAITIRVEGDRVTLEGAVSSLAERDAAERAAWSVPGVRAVEDRTVALT; from the coding sequence ATGACCGACAAGGATCTGCGCCGCGACGTCCTCGACGAGCTCGACTTCGATCCCAGCCTCGATGCGGCCGAGATCGGCGTCGCCGTCGCGGAGGGCGTCGTCACCCTGACCGGCCATGTCGGCAGCTACGCCGAGCAGGTCGCGGCGGAGCGCGCCGTGCGCCGGGTGAAGGGCGTGCGCGCCATCGCCCAGGAGATCGAGGTCCGCTTCCCGCAGGCCAAGAAGGTGATGGACGACCAGATCGCCGCCCGGGCGCTCGCCATCATCGACTGGTCGGTCCACCTGCCGAAGGACGCGATCCAGGTCCGCGTCGCCAAGGGCTGGATCACCCTGACCGGATCCGTGCCCTGGCAGTACCAGATGGCGGGGGCGGAAGCCGCGGTGCGCAAGCTGTCCGGCGTCGTCGGGGTGTCGAACCTCATCGAGGTCCGGCCCGAGGTCCGGCCGAGCGCGGTCCGGAGCAAGATCCTGGAGGCCTTCCGGCGCCACGCCCTGCTCGATGCCGATGCGATCACGATCCGGGTCGAGGGCGACCGGGTCACCCTGGAGGGCGCCGTCTCGTCGCTGGCCGAGCGCGACGCCGCCGAGCGGGCCGCCTGGTCGGTCCCGGGCGTGCGCGCGGTCGAGGACCGGACCGTGGCCCTGACGTGA
- a CDS encoding MATE family efflux transporter yields MHPAAPQRPGASPEVTHRRILALAVPMTLANVTTPLLGLVGTAAVGRLGDAALLGALALGAVVFDYLFWTFGALRMATAGLTAQAAGAGDGLEIDRTLARALAVALAVGLAMVVLQGPLGAASLRLFGASPAVNAALAGYVGIRIWCAPFTLANYAILGSTLGRGRTDLGLALQVAINAVNVALTLLFVLGLGAGVAGAALATLLAEVAGTALGLLVLHRLGSRPWRVPLPEILERTGLTRMLSVNGDVMVRTLALITALALFTGLGARAGDVTLAANAVLQNLFLIGSFFLDGFATAAEVLCGQALGARDEGAFRGAVRLSLGWCLGFALAVSGLFLSLGGPFIDAVTSAPEVRAFARDYLVFAALTPLAAAAAFAFDGIYIGATWTRAMRNLMLAALAVDAAMLAATRDLGNTGLWLAMLTFLAARGLGQALLYPRLATAAFPQPRVGPLTEATR; encoded by the coding sequence ATGCATCCCGCCGCCCCGCAACGCCCCGGCGCGAGTCCCGAGGTGACGCACCGGCGCATCCTCGCGCTCGCCGTGCCGATGACGCTCGCCAACGTCACGACGCCGCTCCTCGGGCTCGTCGGGACGGCGGCAGTGGGGCGGCTCGGCGACGCGGCGCTCCTCGGGGCTCTCGCCCTCGGGGCGGTGGTCTTCGACTACCTGTTCTGGACCTTCGGGGCGCTGCGCATGGCCACCGCCGGCCTCACCGCGCAGGCGGCCGGGGCCGGCGACGGCCTCGAGATCGACCGGACGCTTGCCCGGGCGCTCGCGGTGGCACTGGCGGTCGGCCTCGCCATGGTGGTGCTGCAAGGCCCGCTCGGGGCGGCCTCGCTCCGGCTGTTCGGCGCGAGCCCGGCGGTGAACGCGGCGCTCGCCGGCTATGTCGGCATACGGATCTGGTGCGCGCCTTTCACGCTGGCGAACTACGCCATCCTCGGCTCGACCCTGGGGCGCGGCCGCACCGATCTCGGCCTCGCCCTCCAGGTGGCGATCAACGCCGTCAACGTCGCGCTCACCCTCCTGTTCGTCCTCGGCCTCGGGGCCGGCGTCGCCGGGGCGGCCCTCGCGACTTTGCTGGCGGAGGTGGCCGGCACGGCTTTGGGGCTCCTGGTGCTGCACCGCCTCGGCTCGCGGCCCTGGCGGGTACCCCTGCCCGAGATCTTGGAGCGGACCGGCCTCACCCGGATGCTCTCGGTCAACGGCGACGTGATGGTGCGCACGCTCGCGCTCATCACCGCGCTCGCCCTGTTCACCGGGCTCGGCGCCAGGGCCGGCGACGTGACGCTGGCGGCCAATGCGGTCCTCCAGAACCTCTTCCTGATCGGCAGCTTCTTCCTCGACGGCTTCGCCACGGCCGCGGAGGTGCTGTGCGGCCAGGCGCTCGGCGCCCGCGACGAGGGCGCCTTCCGGGGCGCGGTGCGGCTCTCCCTCGGCTGGTGCCTCGGCTTCGCGCTGGCGGTCTCGGGGCTCTTCCTCAGCCTCGGCGGGCCGTTCATCGATGCGGTCACCAGCGCCCCGGAGGTGCGGGCCTTCGCGCGCGACTACCTCGTCTTCGCCGCCCTGACGCCGCTCGCGGCGGCGGCCGCCTTCGCGTTCGACGGCATCTATATCGGGGCGACCTGGACCCGGGCGATGCGCAATCTGATGCTGGCGGCGCTCGCGGTCGATGCCGCGATGCTGGCGGCGACGCGGGACCTCGGCAATACCGGGCTCTGGCTCGCCATGCTGACCTTCCTGGCCGCCCGCGGCCTCGGCCAGGCGCTGCTGTATCCGCGGCTCGCGACGGCCGCGTTCCCGCAGCCGCGGGTCGGCCCGCTGACGGAGGCGACGCGATGA
- a CDS encoding alpha/beta hydrolase produces the protein MIDHAIFDPAKADPDAERLNREIIAAQAKAPDPWSMPVAEVRERRRRGSLAYPAMPHSPRAETITIPGPGGPLALRVIRPQRKARGAYLHIHSGGWVWGGADEQDPWLERIAERCGFVCVSVEYRLAPEYPYPAPIDDCEAAALWLYHEGRKLFGVEALTIGGESVGAHLSVMTLLRLRDRHRLPKAFRGANLFSGLYDLGVTASARNWGEERLVLNSTDIRRFADGFVPEGVARRSPDVSPLYADLAGLPPALFSVGTRDPLLDDTLFMSMRWAAANNGGYTSVYTGGCHVFIRYELAMTQRALELIERFLMALA, from the coding sequence ATGATCGACCACGCGATCTTCGACCCGGCGAAAGCCGATCCCGACGCCGAGCGCCTGAACCGGGAGATCATCGCCGCCCAGGCGAAGGCGCCGGACCCCTGGTCCATGCCGGTGGCGGAGGTGCGCGAACGCCGCCGGCGCGGCAGCCTGGCCTATCCGGCGATGCCGCACAGCCCCCGGGCCGAGACGATCACGATTCCCGGGCCCGGCGGGCCGCTGGCGCTCCGGGTGATCCGGCCGCAGCGGAAGGCTCGGGGCGCCTACCTGCACATCCATTCCGGCGGCTGGGTCTGGGGCGGCGCCGACGAGCAGGACCCCTGGCTCGAGCGCATCGCCGAGCGCTGCGGCTTCGTCTGCGTCTCGGTGGAGTACCGGCTGGCGCCGGAATACCCCTATCCGGCCCCGATCGACGATTGCGAGGCGGCGGCGCTCTGGCTCTACCACGAGGGCCGCAAGCTGTTCGGGGTCGAGGCGCTGACCATCGGCGGCGAATCGGTCGGCGCGCATCTGAGCGTGATGACGCTGCTGCGCCTGCGCGACCGCCACCGGCTGCCCAAGGCGTTCCGGGGCGCCAATCTGTTTTCCGGCCTCTACGACCTCGGCGTCACCGCCAGCGCCCGCAACTGGGGCGAGGAGCGCCTGGTCCTCAACTCCACCGACATACGCCGCTTCGCCGACGGCTTCGTGCCCGAGGGCGTCGCCCGGCGCTCGCCCGACGTGTCGCCGCTCTACGCCGACCTCGCCGGCCTGCCGCCGGCCCTGTTCTCGGTCGGCACCCGCGATCCGCTCCTCGACGACACCCTGTTCATGTCGATGCGCTGGGCCGCGGCCAACAACGGCGGCTACACCTCGGTCTATACCGGGGGCTGCCACGTCTTCATCCGCTACGAGCTGGCCATGACCCAGCGGGCCCTGGAGCTGATCGAGCGCTTCCTGATGGCCCTGGCGTAG